From a single Nostoc sp. MS1 genomic region:
- a CDS encoding PfaD family polyunsaturated fatty acid/polyketide biosynthesis protein: MTTVEALINKYDNGLGCAAQTAYQNLVWKGSLDTISFEPTAIKNKLLSLDQPCYIVKVAGNIGVTNDGYLAPAEIGTTGQVELLTSLAPIKIQQLGDPSFLSFYGVQSAYMTGAMAGGIASEEMIIALGKEKILGSFGAGGLPPERLEAAINRIQQALPHSPYAFNLIHSPNEMAIERRAVDLYLKYGVTTVEASAFLDLTANIVYYRVAGLSLNDANQIQIKNKVIAKISRREVASKFMQPAPARIIKELLEEGLITELQAKLAEKVPMADDITVEADSGGHTDNRPLVCLLPSIIALRDEIQAKYHYSQSIRVGAAGGIATPESALAAFMMGAAYVVTGSVNQSCVESGACEHTKQLLAQAEMADVIMAPAADMFEMGVKLQVLKRGTMFAMRAQKLYELYRSYDSIEAIPQAEREKLEKQVFRKTIAEVWEGTAAYLSQKNPEKLGKAVNNPKLKMALIFRWYLGLSSRWSSAGEKGREVDYQIWCGPAMGGFNDWVRGSYLAEPQNRRVVDVAHHIMNGAAFLYRIQSLKIQGMQITDYYSQYQPIR; the protein is encoded by the coding sequence GTGACGACTGTTGAAGCGCTGATAAATAAGTATGATAATGGTTTGGGTTGTGCTGCTCAGACTGCATATCAAAATTTAGTTTGGAAAGGTTCTTTAGACACGATATCTTTTGAACCGACAGCTATAAAAAACAAATTACTCTCTTTAGATCAACCTTGTTACATTGTCAAAGTTGCTGGTAACATCGGTGTAACAAATGATGGCTATTTGGCTCCTGCGGAAATTGGTACAACAGGACAAGTAGAGCTTTTAACATCTTTAGCACCTATCAAAATTCAACAGTTAGGCGATCCTAGTTTTCTCTCATTTTATGGTGTACAGTCTGCCTATATGACTGGAGCAATGGCTGGCGGTATTGCATCGGAAGAAATGATCATTGCTTTAGGTAAAGAGAAAATTTTAGGTTCCTTTGGCGCAGGTGGTTTACCTCCAGAACGTTTAGAAGCAGCAATTAATCGTATCCAGCAAGCTTTACCTCATAGCCCCTACGCCTTCAATTTAATTCACAGCCCCAACGAAATGGCGATTGAACGCCGTGCCGTAGATTTGTACCTTAAATATGGGGTAACAACGGTAGAAGCTTCGGCATTTTTAGATTTAACTGCCAATATTGTTTATTACCGGGTGGCGGGGTTAAGTTTAAATGATGCTAATCAAATTCAAATCAAAAATAAGGTCATTGCAAAGATTTCTCGCCGGGAAGTTGCGAGTAAATTTATGCAGCCAGCACCAGCAAGAATTATTAAAGAATTGTTGGAAGAAGGCTTAATTACTGAGTTGCAAGCGAAGTTGGCCGAGAAAGTGCCAATGGCGGATGATATTACTGTAGAAGCTGATTCTGGCGGTCATACAGATAATCGTCCTTTGGTTTGTTTGTTACCTTCAATTATTGCTTTGCGGGATGAAATTCAAGCTAAATATCATTACTCACAATCTATTAGAGTTGGTGCGGCCGGAGGAATTGCGACACCAGAATCAGCTTTAGCAGCTTTTATGATGGGTGCTGCTTATGTAGTAACTGGTTCGGTGAATCAATCTTGTGTTGAATCTGGTGCTTGTGAACATACTAAACAGTTATTAGCGCAAGCGGAAATGGCTGATGTAATTATGGCTCCCGCCGCCGATATGTTTGAAATGGGAGTTAAGTTACAAGTCCTTAAACGCGGTACGATGTTCGCTATGCGGGCGCAAAAGTTGTATGAATTGTACCGCAGTTATGATTCTATTGAAGCCATTCCTCAAGCCGAAAGAGAGAAATTAGAAAAGCAAGTTTTTCGCAAGACAATTGCCGAAGTTTGGGAAGGAACAGCAGCTTATTTATCACAAAAGAATCCTGAGAAATTGGGTAAGGCTGTTAATAATCCTAAGTTGAAAATGGCGTTGATTTTCCGTTGGTATTTAGGATTATCTTCCCGTTGGTCTAGTGCTGGGGAAAAAGGTAGAGAAGTTGATTATCAGATTTGGTGTGGCCCAGCAATGGGTGGTTTTAACGACTGGGTACGTGGTTCTTATTTAGCAGAACCACAAAATCGGCGCGTGGTTGATGTTGCTCATCACATTATGAATGGTGCGGCGTTTTTATATCGCATTCAAAGTTTAAAAATTCAAGGGATGCAAATCACTGATTACTACAGCCAATATCAGCCAATTAGGTAA